One genomic segment of Camelus ferus isolate YT-003-E chromosome 19, BCGSAC_Cfer_1.0, whole genome shotgun sequence includes these proteins:
- the UCKL1 gene encoding uridine-cytidine kinase-like 1 isoform X2, protein MAAPPASADAPRQASPLPAAGDGPNRPEGKTETACEDRSNAESLDRLLPTVGAGRSPRKRTTSQCKSEPPLLRTSKRTIYTAGRPPWYNEHGTQSKEAFAIGLGGGSASGKTTVARMIIEALDVPWVVLLSMDSFYKVLTRQQQEQAAHNNFNFDHPDAFDFDLIISTLKKLKQGKSVKVPIYDFTTHSRKKDWKTLYGANVIIFEGIMAFADKTLLELLDMKIFVDTDSDIRLVRRLRRDISERGRDIEGVIKQYNKFVKPAFDQYIQPTMRVADIVVPRGSGNTVAIDLIVQHVHSQLEERELSVRAALASAHQCHPLPRTLSVLKSTPQVRGMHTIIRDKETSRDEFIFYSKRLMRLLIEHALSFLPFQDCVVQTPQGQDYAGKCYAGKQITGVSILRAGETMEPALRAVCKDVRIGTILIQTNQLTGEPELHYLRLPKDISDDHVILMDCTVSTGAAAMMAVRVLLDHDVPEDKIFLLSLLMAEMGVHSVAYAFPRVRIITTAVDKRVNDLFRIIPGIGNFGDRYFGTDAVPDGSDEEEGGSAG, encoded by the exons ATGGCTGCGCCCCCGGCCTCGGCCGACGCCCCCCGCCAGGCCTCGCCGCTCCCCGCGGCTGGAGACGGGCCGAATCGGCCAGAGGGGAAGACCGAGACCGCGTGCGAGGACCG CAGCAACGCAGAATCCTTGGACAGGCTCCTCCCCACCGTGGGTGCTGGGCGCTCGCCCCGGAAGCGCACCACTAGCCAGTGCAAGTCTGAGCCGCCCCTGCTGCGCACAAGTAAGCGCACCATCTACACGGCGGGGCGGCCGCCCTGGTACAACGAGCATGGCACACAGTCCAAGGAGGCCTTCGCCATCG GCCTGGGAGGTGGCAGTGCCTCTGGGAAGACCACTGTAGCTAGAATGATCATCGAGGCCCTGGATGTGCCCTGGGTGGTCTTGCTGTCCATGGACTCCTTCTACAAG GTGCTCaccaggcagcagcaggagcaggccGCCCACAACAACTTCAACTTTGACCACCCAGATGCCTTTGACTTCGACCTTATCATCTCCACTCTCAAGAAGCTGAAGCAGGGCAAGAGTGTCAAGGTGCCCATCTATGACTTCACCACTCACAGCCGGAAGAAGGACTGG AAAACGCTCTACGGTGCAAATGTCATCATCTTTGAGGGCATCATGGCCTTTGCTGACAAGACGCTGCTGGAG ctcctggaCATGAAGATCTTTGTGGACACGGACTCTGACATCCGCCTTGTGCGGCGGCTGCGCCGAGATATCAGCGAGCGGGGCCGGGACATCGAGGGTGTCATCAAGCAGTACAACAAGTTTGTGAAGCCAGCCTTTGACCAGTACATCCAGCCCACCATGCGCGTGGCGGACATTGTGGTGCCCCGGG GGAGCGGAAACACGGTGGCCATCGACCTCATTGTGCAGCATGTGCACAGCCAGCTGGAGGAG CGTGAGCTCAGTGTCAG ggctgcGCTAGCCTCGGCGCACCAGTGCCACCCCCTGCCCCGGACGCTGAGTGTCCTCAAAAGCACGCCGCAGGTGCGGGGCATGCACACCATCATCAG GGACAAGGAGACCAGCCGTGATGAGTTCATCTTCTACTCCAAGAGGTTGATGCGGCTGCTCATCGAGCACgcactctccttcctgcccttccag GACTGCGTGGTTCAGACCCCACAAGGGCAAGACTACGCGGGCAAGTGCTATGCCGGGAAGCAG ATCACAGGTGTGTCCATCCTGCGGGCGGGAGAGACCATGGAACCCGCGCTGCGGGCCGTGTGCAAGGATGTGCGCATCGGTACCATTCTCATCCAGACCAACCAGCTCACCGGGGAGCCCGAG CTCCACTACCTGCGGCTCCCCAAGGACATTAGCGATGACCACGTTATCCTGATGGACTGCACCGTGTCCACCGGCGCTGCGGCCATGATGGCGGTGCGGGTGCTCCTG GACCACGACGTGCCTGAGGACAAGATCTTCCTGCTGTCGCTGCTCATGGCGGAGATGGGTGTCCACTCGGTGGCCTACGCATTCCCACGCGTGAGGATCATCACCACGGCGGTGGACAAGCGTGTCAACGATCTCTTCCGCATCATCCCTGGCATCG GGAACTTTGGCGACCGCTACTTCGGGACTGACGCCGTCCCCGACGGCAGTGATGAGGAGGAAGGGGGCTCCGCTGGTTAG
- the UCKL1 gene encoding uridine-cytidine kinase-like 1 isoform X7, with translation MSSPPAYPGIRVSGCWSLGTEGSNAESLDRLLPTVGAGRSPRKRTTSQCKSEPPLLRTSKRTIYTAGRPPWYNEHGTQSKEAFAIGLGGGSASGKTTVARMIIEALDVPWVVLLSMDSFYKVLTRQQQEQAAHNNFNFDHPDAFDFDLIISTLKKLKQGKSVKVPIYDFTTHSRKKDWKTLYGANVIIFEGIMAFADKTLLELLDMKIFVDTDSDIRLVRRLRRDISERGRDIEGVIKQYNKFVKPAFDQYIQPTMRVADIVVPRGSGNTVAIDLIVQHVHSQLEERKLRWDMAALASAHQCHPLPRTLSVLKSTPQVRGMHTIIRDKETSRDEFIFYSKRLMRLLIEHALSFLPFQDCVVQTPQGQDYAGKCYAGKQITGVSILRAGETMEPALRAVCKDVRIGTILIQTNQLTGEPELHYLRLPKDISDDHVILMDCTVSTGAAAMMAVRVLLDHDVPEDKIFLLSLLMAEMGVHSVAYAFPRVRIITTAVDKRVNDLFRIIPGIGNFGDRYFGTDAVPDGSDEEEGGSAG, from the exons ATGAGCAGTCCCCCAGCTTACCCAGGCATCAGGGTTTCGGGGTGCTGGAGCCTTGGAACAGAAGGCAG CAACGCAGAATCCTTGGACAGGCTCCTCCCCACCGTGGGTGCTGGGCGCTCGCCCCGGAAGCGCACCACTAGCCAGTGCAAGTCTGAGCCGCCCCTGCTGCGCACAAGTAAGCGCACCATCTACACGGCGGGGCGGCCGCCCTGGTACAACGAGCATGGCACACAGTCCAAGGAGGCCTTCGCCATCG GCCTGGGAGGTGGCAGTGCCTCTGGGAAGACCACTGTAGCTAGAATGATCATCGAGGCCCTGGATGTGCCCTGGGTGGTCTTGCTGTCCATGGACTCCTTCTACAAG GTGCTCaccaggcagcagcaggagcaggccGCCCACAACAACTTCAACTTTGACCACCCAGATGCCTTTGACTTCGACCTTATCATCTCCACTCTCAAGAAGCTGAAGCAGGGCAAGAGTGTCAAGGTGCCCATCTATGACTTCACCACTCACAGCCGGAAGAAGGACTGG AAAACGCTCTACGGTGCAAATGTCATCATCTTTGAGGGCATCATGGCCTTTGCTGACAAGACGCTGCTGGAG ctcctggaCATGAAGATCTTTGTGGACACGGACTCTGACATCCGCCTTGTGCGGCGGCTGCGCCGAGATATCAGCGAGCGGGGCCGGGACATCGAGGGTGTCATCAAGCAGTACAACAAGTTTGTGAAGCCAGCCTTTGACCAGTACATCCAGCCCACCATGCGCGTGGCGGACATTGTGGTGCCCCGGG GGAGCGGAAACACGGTGGCCATCGACCTCATTGTGCAGCATGTGCACAGCCAGCTGGAGGAG AGGAAGCTGCGCTGGGATAT ggctgcGCTAGCCTCGGCGCACCAGTGCCACCCCCTGCCCCGGACGCTGAGTGTCCTCAAAAGCACGCCGCAGGTGCGGGGCATGCACACCATCATCAG GGACAAGGAGACCAGCCGTGATGAGTTCATCTTCTACTCCAAGAGGTTGATGCGGCTGCTCATCGAGCACgcactctccttcctgcccttccag GACTGCGTGGTTCAGACCCCACAAGGGCAAGACTACGCGGGCAAGTGCTATGCCGGGAAGCAG ATCACAGGTGTGTCCATCCTGCGGGCGGGAGAGACCATGGAACCCGCGCTGCGGGCCGTGTGCAAGGATGTGCGCATCGGTACCATTCTCATCCAGACCAACCAGCTCACCGGGGAGCCCGAG CTCCACTACCTGCGGCTCCCCAAGGACATTAGCGATGACCACGTTATCCTGATGGACTGCACCGTGTCCACCGGCGCTGCGGCCATGATGGCGGTGCGGGTGCTCCTG GACCACGACGTGCCTGAGGACAAGATCTTCCTGCTGTCGCTGCTCATGGCGGAGATGGGTGTCCACTCGGTGGCCTACGCATTCCCACGCGTGAGGATCATCACCACGGCGGTGGACAAGCGTGTCAACGATCTCTTCCGCATCATCCCTGGCATCG GGAACTTTGGCGACCGCTACTTCGGGACTGACGCCGTCCCCGACGGCAGTGATGAGGAGGAAGGGGGCTCCGCTGGTTAG
- the UCKL1 gene encoding uridine-cytidine kinase-like 1 isoform X8, with protein MSSPPAYPGIRVSGCWSLGTEGSNAESLDRLLPTVGAGRSPRKRTTSQCKSEPPLLRTSKRTIYTAGRPPWYNEHGTQSKEAFAIGLGGGSASGKTTVARMIIEALDVPWVVLLSMDSFYKVLTRQQQEQAAHNNFNFDHPDAFDFDLIISTLKKLKQGKSVKVPIYDFTTHSRKKDWKTLYGANVIIFEGIMAFADKTLLELLDMKIFVDTDSDIRLVRRLRRDISERGRDIEGVIKQYNKFVKPAFDQYIQPTMRVADIVVPRGSGNTVAIDLIVQHVHSQLEERELSVRAALASAHQCHPLPRTLSVLKSTPQVRGMHTIIRDKETSRDEFIFYSKRLMRLLIEHALSFLPFQDCVVQTPQGQDYAGKCYAGKQITGVSILRAGETMEPALRAVCKDVRIGTILIQTNQLTGEPELHYLRLPKDISDDHVILMDCTVSTGAAAMMAVRVLLDHDVPEDKIFLLSLLMAEMGVHSVAYAFPRVRIITTAVDKRVNDLFRIIPGIGNFGDRYFGTDAVPDGSDEEEGGSAG; from the exons ATGAGCAGTCCCCCAGCTTACCCAGGCATCAGGGTTTCGGGGTGCTGGAGCCTTGGAACAGAAGGCAG CAACGCAGAATCCTTGGACAGGCTCCTCCCCACCGTGGGTGCTGGGCGCTCGCCCCGGAAGCGCACCACTAGCCAGTGCAAGTCTGAGCCGCCCCTGCTGCGCACAAGTAAGCGCACCATCTACACGGCGGGGCGGCCGCCCTGGTACAACGAGCATGGCACACAGTCCAAGGAGGCCTTCGCCATCG GCCTGGGAGGTGGCAGTGCCTCTGGGAAGACCACTGTAGCTAGAATGATCATCGAGGCCCTGGATGTGCCCTGGGTGGTCTTGCTGTCCATGGACTCCTTCTACAAG GTGCTCaccaggcagcagcaggagcaggccGCCCACAACAACTTCAACTTTGACCACCCAGATGCCTTTGACTTCGACCTTATCATCTCCACTCTCAAGAAGCTGAAGCAGGGCAAGAGTGTCAAGGTGCCCATCTATGACTTCACCACTCACAGCCGGAAGAAGGACTGG AAAACGCTCTACGGTGCAAATGTCATCATCTTTGAGGGCATCATGGCCTTTGCTGACAAGACGCTGCTGGAG ctcctggaCATGAAGATCTTTGTGGACACGGACTCTGACATCCGCCTTGTGCGGCGGCTGCGCCGAGATATCAGCGAGCGGGGCCGGGACATCGAGGGTGTCATCAAGCAGTACAACAAGTTTGTGAAGCCAGCCTTTGACCAGTACATCCAGCCCACCATGCGCGTGGCGGACATTGTGGTGCCCCGGG GGAGCGGAAACACGGTGGCCATCGACCTCATTGTGCAGCATGTGCACAGCCAGCTGGAGGAG CGTGAGCTCAGTGTCAG ggctgcGCTAGCCTCGGCGCACCAGTGCCACCCCCTGCCCCGGACGCTGAGTGTCCTCAAAAGCACGCCGCAGGTGCGGGGCATGCACACCATCATCAG GGACAAGGAGACCAGCCGTGATGAGTTCATCTTCTACTCCAAGAGGTTGATGCGGCTGCTCATCGAGCACgcactctccttcctgcccttccag GACTGCGTGGTTCAGACCCCACAAGGGCAAGACTACGCGGGCAAGTGCTATGCCGGGAAGCAG ATCACAGGTGTGTCCATCCTGCGGGCGGGAGAGACCATGGAACCCGCGCTGCGGGCCGTGTGCAAGGATGTGCGCATCGGTACCATTCTCATCCAGACCAACCAGCTCACCGGGGAGCCCGAG CTCCACTACCTGCGGCTCCCCAAGGACATTAGCGATGACCACGTTATCCTGATGGACTGCACCGTGTCCACCGGCGCTGCGGCCATGATGGCGGTGCGGGTGCTCCTG GACCACGACGTGCCTGAGGACAAGATCTTCCTGCTGTCGCTGCTCATGGCGGAGATGGGTGTCCACTCGGTGGCCTACGCATTCCCACGCGTGAGGATCATCACCACGGCGGTGGACAAGCGTGTCAACGATCTCTTCCGCATCATCCCTGGCATCG GGAACTTTGGCGACCGCTACTTCGGGACTGACGCCGTCCCCGACGGCAGTGATGAGGAGGAAGGGGGCTCCGCTGGTTAG
- the UCKL1 gene encoding uridine-cytidine kinase-like 1 isoform X5, producing the protein MSSPPAYPGIRVSGCWSLGTEGSSNAESLDRLLPTVGAGRSPRKRTTSQCKSEPPLLRTSKRTIYTAGRPPWYNEHGTQSKEAFAIGLGGGSASGKTTVARMIIEALDVPWVVLLSMDSFYKVLTRQQQEQAAHNNFNFDHPDAFDFDLIISTLKKLKQGKSVKVPIYDFTTHSRKKDWKTLYGANVIIFEGIMAFADKTLLELLDMKIFVDTDSDIRLVRRLRRDISERGRDIEGVIKQYNKFVKPAFDQYIQPTMRVADIVVPRGSGNTVAIDLIVQHVHSQLEERKLRWDMAALASAHQCHPLPRTLSVLKSTPQVRGMHTIIRDKETSRDEFIFYSKRLMRLLIEHALSFLPFQDCVVQTPQGQDYAGKCYAGKQITGVSILRAGETMEPALRAVCKDVRIGTILIQTNQLTGEPELHYLRLPKDISDDHVILMDCTVSTGAAAMMAVRVLLDHDVPEDKIFLLSLLMAEMGVHSVAYAFPRVRIITTAVDKRVNDLFRIIPGIGNFGDRYFGTDAVPDGSDEEEGGSAG; encoded by the exons ATGAGCAGTCCCCCAGCTTACCCAGGCATCAGGGTTTCGGGGTGCTGGAGCCTTGGAACAGAAGGCAG CAGCAACGCAGAATCCTTGGACAGGCTCCTCCCCACCGTGGGTGCTGGGCGCTCGCCCCGGAAGCGCACCACTAGCCAGTGCAAGTCTGAGCCGCCCCTGCTGCGCACAAGTAAGCGCACCATCTACACGGCGGGGCGGCCGCCCTGGTACAACGAGCATGGCACACAGTCCAAGGAGGCCTTCGCCATCG GCCTGGGAGGTGGCAGTGCCTCTGGGAAGACCACTGTAGCTAGAATGATCATCGAGGCCCTGGATGTGCCCTGGGTGGTCTTGCTGTCCATGGACTCCTTCTACAAG GTGCTCaccaggcagcagcaggagcaggccGCCCACAACAACTTCAACTTTGACCACCCAGATGCCTTTGACTTCGACCTTATCATCTCCACTCTCAAGAAGCTGAAGCAGGGCAAGAGTGTCAAGGTGCCCATCTATGACTTCACCACTCACAGCCGGAAGAAGGACTGG AAAACGCTCTACGGTGCAAATGTCATCATCTTTGAGGGCATCATGGCCTTTGCTGACAAGACGCTGCTGGAG ctcctggaCATGAAGATCTTTGTGGACACGGACTCTGACATCCGCCTTGTGCGGCGGCTGCGCCGAGATATCAGCGAGCGGGGCCGGGACATCGAGGGTGTCATCAAGCAGTACAACAAGTTTGTGAAGCCAGCCTTTGACCAGTACATCCAGCCCACCATGCGCGTGGCGGACATTGTGGTGCCCCGGG GGAGCGGAAACACGGTGGCCATCGACCTCATTGTGCAGCATGTGCACAGCCAGCTGGAGGAG AGGAAGCTGCGCTGGGATAT ggctgcGCTAGCCTCGGCGCACCAGTGCCACCCCCTGCCCCGGACGCTGAGTGTCCTCAAAAGCACGCCGCAGGTGCGGGGCATGCACACCATCATCAG GGACAAGGAGACCAGCCGTGATGAGTTCATCTTCTACTCCAAGAGGTTGATGCGGCTGCTCATCGAGCACgcactctccttcctgcccttccag GACTGCGTGGTTCAGACCCCACAAGGGCAAGACTACGCGGGCAAGTGCTATGCCGGGAAGCAG ATCACAGGTGTGTCCATCCTGCGGGCGGGAGAGACCATGGAACCCGCGCTGCGGGCCGTGTGCAAGGATGTGCGCATCGGTACCATTCTCATCCAGACCAACCAGCTCACCGGGGAGCCCGAG CTCCACTACCTGCGGCTCCCCAAGGACATTAGCGATGACCACGTTATCCTGATGGACTGCACCGTGTCCACCGGCGCTGCGGCCATGATGGCGGTGCGGGTGCTCCTG GACCACGACGTGCCTGAGGACAAGATCTTCCTGCTGTCGCTGCTCATGGCGGAGATGGGTGTCCACTCGGTGGCCTACGCATTCCCACGCGTGAGGATCATCACCACGGCGGTGGACAAGCGTGTCAACGATCTCTTCCGCATCATCCCTGGCATCG GGAACTTTGGCGACCGCTACTTCGGGACTGACGCCGTCCCCGACGGCAGTGATGAGGAGGAAGGGGGCTCCGCTGGTTAG
- the UCKL1 gene encoding uridine-cytidine kinase-like 1 isoform X6: MSSPPAYPGIRVSGCWSLGTEGSSNAESLDRLLPTVGAGRSPRKRTTSQCKSEPPLLRTSKRTIYTAGRPPWYNEHGTQSKEAFAIGLGGGSASGKTTVARMIIEALDVPWVVLLSMDSFYKVLTRQQQEQAAHNNFNFDHPDAFDFDLIISTLKKLKQGKSVKVPIYDFTTHSRKKDWKTLYGANVIIFEGIMAFADKTLLELLDMKIFVDTDSDIRLVRRLRRDISERGRDIEGVIKQYNKFVKPAFDQYIQPTMRVADIVVPRGSGNTVAIDLIVQHVHSQLEERELSVRAALASAHQCHPLPRTLSVLKSTPQVRGMHTIIRDKETSRDEFIFYSKRLMRLLIEHALSFLPFQDCVVQTPQGQDYAGKCYAGKQITGVSILRAGETMEPALRAVCKDVRIGTILIQTNQLTGEPELHYLRLPKDISDDHVILMDCTVSTGAAAMMAVRVLLDHDVPEDKIFLLSLLMAEMGVHSVAYAFPRVRIITTAVDKRVNDLFRIIPGIGNFGDRYFGTDAVPDGSDEEEGGSAG, encoded by the exons ATGAGCAGTCCCCCAGCTTACCCAGGCATCAGGGTTTCGGGGTGCTGGAGCCTTGGAACAGAAGGCAG CAGCAACGCAGAATCCTTGGACAGGCTCCTCCCCACCGTGGGTGCTGGGCGCTCGCCCCGGAAGCGCACCACTAGCCAGTGCAAGTCTGAGCCGCCCCTGCTGCGCACAAGTAAGCGCACCATCTACACGGCGGGGCGGCCGCCCTGGTACAACGAGCATGGCACACAGTCCAAGGAGGCCTTCGCCATCG GCCTGGGAGGTGGCAGTGCCTCTGGGAAGACCACTGTAGCTAGAATGATCATCGAGGCCCTGGATGTGCCCTGGGTGGTCTTGCTGTCCATGGACTCCTTCTACAAG GTGCTCaccaggcagcagcaggagcaggccGCCCACAACAACTTCAACTTTGACCACCCAGATGCCTTTGACTTCGACCTTATCATCTCCACTCTCAAGAAGCTGAAGCAGGGCAAGAGTGTCAAGGTGCCCATCTATGACTTCACCACTCACAGCCGGAAGAAGGACTGG AAAACGCTCTACGGTGCAAATGTCATCATCTTTGAGGGCATCATGGCCTTTGCTGACAAGACGCTGCTGGAG ctcctggaCATGAAGATCTTTGTGGACACGGACTCTGACATCCGCCTTGTGCGGCGGCTGCGCCGAGATATCAGCGAGCGGGGCCGGGACATCGAGGGTGTCATCAAGCAGTACAACAAGTTTGTGAAGCCAGCCTTTGACCAGTACATCCAGCCCACCATGCGCGTGGCGGACATTGTGGTGCCCCGGG GGAGCGGAAACACGGTGGCCATCGACCTCATTGTGCAGCATGTGCACAGCCAGCTGGAGGAG CGTGAGCTCAGTGTCAG ggctgcGCTAGCCTCGGCGCACCAGTGCCACCCCCTGCCCCGGACGCTGAGTGTCCTCAAAAGCACGCCGCAGGTGCGGGGCATGCACACCATCATCAG GGACAAGGAGACCAGCCGTGATGAGTTCATCTTCTACTCCAAGAGGTTGATGCGGCTGCTCATCGAGCACgcactctccttcctgcccttccag GACTGCGTGGTTCAGACCCCACAAGGGCAAGACTACGCGGGCAAGTGCTATGCCGGGAAGCAG ATCACAGGTGTGTCCATCCTGCGGGCGGGAGAGACCATGGAACCCGCGCTGCGGGCCGTGTGCAAGGATGTGCGCATCGGTACCATTCTCATCCAGACCAACCAGCTCACCGGGGAGCCCGAG CTCCACTACCTGCGGCTCCCCAAGGACATTAGCGATGACCACGTTATCCTGATGGACTGCACCGTGTCCACCGGCGCTGCGGCCATGATGGCGGTGCGGGTGCTCCTG GACCACGACGTGCCTGAGGACAAGATCTTCCTGCTGTCGCTGCTCATGGCGGAGATGGGTGTCCACTCGGTGGCCTACGCATTCCCACGCGTGAGGATCATCACCACGGCGGTGGACAAGCGTGTCAACGATCTCTTCCGCATCATCCCTGGCATCG GGAACTTTGGCGACCGCTACTTCGGGACTGACGCCGTCCCCGACGGCAGTGATGAGGAGGAAGGGGGCTCCGCTGGTTAG
- the UCKL1 gene encoding uridine-cytidine kinase-like 1 isoform X3 — translation MAAPPASADAPRQASPLPAAGDGPNRPEGKTETACEDRNAESLDRLLPTVGAGRSPRKRTTSQCKSEPPLLRTSKRTIYTAGRPPWYNEHGTQSKEAFAIGLGGGSASGKTTVARMIIEALDVPWVVLLSMDSFYKVLTRQQQEQAAHNNFNFDHPDAFDFDLIISTLKKLKQGKSVKVPIYDFTTHSRKKDWKTLYGANVIIFEGIMAFADKTLLELLDMKIFVDTDSDIRLVRRLRRDISERGRDIEGVIKQYNKFVKPAFDQYIQPTMRVADIVVPRGSGNTVAIDLIVQHVHSQLEERKLRWDMAALASAHQCHPLPRTLSVLKSTPQVRGMHTIIRDKETSRDEFIFYSKRLMRLLIEHALSFLPFQDCVVQTPQGQDYAGKCYAGKQITGVSILRAGETMEPALRAVCKDVRIGTILIQTNQLTGEPELHYLRLPKDISDDHVILMDCTVSTGAAAMMAVRVLLDHDVPEDKIFLLSLLMAEMGVHSVAYAFPRVRIITTAVDKRVNDLFRIIPGIGNFGDRYFGTDAVPDGSDEEEGGSAG, via the exons ATGGCTGCGCCCCCGGCCTCGGCCGACGCCCCCCGCCAGGCCTCGCCGCTCCCCGCGGCTGGAGACGGGCCGAATCGGCCAGAGGGGAAGACCGAGACCGCGTGCGAGGACCG CAACGCAGAATCCTTGGACAGGCTCCTCCCCACCGTGGGTGCTGGGCGCTCGCCCCGGAAGCGCACCACTAGCCAGTGCAAGTCTGAGCCGCCCCTGCTGCGCACAAGTAAGCGCACCATCTACACGGCGGGGCGGCCGCCCTGGTACAACGAGCATGGCACACAGTCCAAGGAGGCCTTCGCCATCG GCCTGGGAGGTGGCAGTGCCTCTGGGAAGACCACTGTAGCTAGAATGATCATCGAGGCCCTGGATGTGCCCTGGGTGGTCTTGCTGTCCATGGACTCCTTCTACAAG GTGCTCaccaggcagcagcaggagcaggccGCCCACAACAACTTCAACTTTGACCACCCAGATGCCTTTGACTTCGACCTTATCATCTCCACTCTCAAGAAGCTGAAGCAGGGCAAGAGTGTCAAGGTGCCCATCTATGACTTCACCACTCACAGCCGGAAGAAGGACTGG AAAACGCTCTACGGTGCAAATGTCATCATCTTTGAGGGCATCATGGCCTTTGCTGACAAGACGCTGCTGGAG ctcctggaCATGAAGATCTTTGTGGACACGGACTCTGACATCCGCCTTGTGCGGCGGCTGCGCCGAGATATCAGCGAGCGGGGCCGGGACATCGAGGGTGTCATCAAGCAGTACAACAAGTTTGTGAAGCCAGCCTTTGACCAGTACATCCAGCCCACCATGCGCGTGGCGGACATTGTGGTGCCCCGGG GGAGCGGAAACACGGTGGCCATCGACCTCATTGTGCAGCATGTGCACAGCCAGCTGGAGGAG AGGAAGCTGCGCTGGGATAT ggctgcGCTAGCCTCGGCGCACCAGTGCCACCCCCTGCCCCGGACGCTGAGTGTCCTCAAAAGCACGCCGCAGGTGCGGGGCATGCACACCATCATCAG GGACAAGGAGACCAGCCGTGATGAGTTCATCTTCTACTCCAAGAGGTTGATGCGGCTGCTCATCGAGCACgcactctccttcctgcccttccag GACTGCGTGGTTCAGACCCCACAAGGGCAAGACTACGCGGGCAAGTGCTATGCCGGGAAGCAG ATCACAGGTGTGTCCATCCTGCGGGCGGGAGAGACCATGGAACCCGCGCTGCGGGCCGTGTGCAAGGATGTGCGCATCGGTACCATTCTCATCCAGACCAACCAGCTCACCGGGGAGCCCGAG CTCCACTACCTGCGGCTCCCCAAGGACATTAGCGATGACCACGTTATCCTGATGGACTGCACCGTGTCCACCGGCGCTGCGGCCATGATGGCGGTGCGGGTGCTCCTG GACCACGACGTGCCTGAGGACAAGATCTTCCTGCTGTCGCTGCTCATGGCGGAGATGGGTGTCCACTCGGTGGCCTACGCATTCCCACGCGTGAGGATCATCACCACGGCGGTGGACAAGCGTGTCAACGATCTCTTCCGCATCATCCCTGGCATCG GGAACTTTGGCGACCGCTACTTCGGGACTGACGCCGTCCCCGACGGCAGTGATGAGGAGGAAGGGGGCTCCGCTGGTTAG